Sequence from the Gloeocapsopsis dulcis genome:
CGATTCCTAATTCACGGATAGTTGGGAGAATCTCGTCTTCAGGTTCGCGCTGCCACAGCGAGTATTCAGATTGTAAAGCGCTGATCGGATGCGTAGCATAAGCGCGGCGAATTGTTGCGGGGGCGGCTTCTGAAAGTCCAAGATAGCGAACTTTACCTTGTTGAACTAATTCTGCCATTGCGCCGACAGTTTCTTCGATGGGTACGTTGGGATCGACACGGTGCTGGTAGTATAGATCGATGTAGTCTAATCCTAAGCGCTGTAATGAAGCATCACAAGCCTGATGGACGTATTCAGGACTACCGTTGACGCCGCGAAAACTACTATCTTCTCCGCGCACAATTCCAAATTTAGTTGCGAGAACAACTCCATCGCGGCGATCGCGAATTGCTTTACCAACAAGTTGTTCATTCGTACCAGAACCGTACATATCCGCAGTATCAAGGAAGGTGACACCAAGATCTAACGCACGGTGAATTGTGGAAATTGCTTCGGCTTCATCTCCAGTACCATAGAATTCCGACATTCCCATACATCCGAGTCCTTGTTCAGACACAGTGAGTCCTTGGGTTCCAAGATTTCGTGTTTTCATTTTGCTCCTTGATTAGTTTCAACGTATTTGCGGGAGTCCCCACGTTCAGCAGCGCGGCGTGGGGAGGTAGAGCGGGTTGGCGGAGGTACGGAGCCAACCAGTAATCTGTGATATAATTTATACATGCTGAAATGTTCTAAAGGCACTCGTTTTACCCGCGAGCAACGGTTGTAGCAGTAGGCAAGTATCTGGTGCATAGATGCGTAACTGGGTAATGGGGCACTCCGAGAGGATAAACTCGGTGAAGAAAAAATACTTGGAGTCCAGCATCTTGTATGCTGGTGGGAACTCAAGATGTAACCGTGCCTGGAGGTTCGGAAAGCAATCTGTCTGTTGGTGTCCATCAGCATCGGCGTTGTGAGTACAGGGCTACTGAAAGCCACAAGCTCAGCCGTTAGGCGGCTTGGAGTAGGTTACTAACTCGTTCACCTTGTTCGCCATCAATTTCCTTTAGTTTTGCCCAACCGCTTTCATATCGGGTTTTTCCATTCACAGGTTTCTCCTTGTTTGCTCATTTTGGACAATAGCGGCGCGATCGCTTTGTTGTGCTTCCAACTCCTGATAGTGTTGAATTTTCCACTGAATCACCTTCAAGTTCTGCTGAAGTTCTGCGATACGCTTTTGAACCTCAAGTTCATGCGCTTCTAGAATTGCGCGGCGATCGCCGATTGCTTCTGGTTTTTCCCGTAACAAGGTAGCGAACTGCTGCATTTGACGAATTGGCATTCCTGTAGCCCGTAATCGAGTCAAAAATTCAATCCGAGCAATATCTGCTGCTGAGTAACGGCGATGCCCATTGCTTCCCCTATTAACTGGCTCAAGTAGCCCATTGCGCTCGTAATAGCGCAGTGTATGCACACTCAAACCCGTTCGCGCTGCAACTTGTCGAATGTCTGTGTCCATGAATATCACCTTAGAACTTAGAGCGCACTCTAAGTCAAGCCTTTTTCAGAAAAAATTGAAAGCGCAGTAACGCGCAATTACAGACTAACGATGACTTGTACAATATACGCGGGTAATGCAAAAATTGCATAGCAGTGCTAAATCATATCGAAGACACGCTAGCTAGCGCAGCCCAAAAACTACCCGTAGCTTAAAGGAAGATTATGGCTGACCCTAGGGTTCATGTAGAAGAAGCAAACCGGAAACAAAGGCTAAAGCAACATCATCGCTTGTTTTTATGGCTTTCTCTCGCCGCAGGCTTGATTTTTTTACAGGGATATATGATTGCACCACTTATCCCTCGTCTAGCACAAATTTTTCAAGTTCCAGAGCAAGAAATTGGCTTTATTGTCCCAGCATATATGCTTGCTTATGCACTGGCAGCCCTCTTTTACGGAATCCTTTCGGATCGTTTCGGTCGCTGGCCTGTGATGCGTGCTTCGGTCTGCATCTTCATTATCTGTACAGCACTTACTGCAACAGCCCAATCTGCCTCACAGATGGTTCTCTGGCGTCTTTTAACTGGGCTAGGTGCTAGTGGGGTCATACCACTGACGTTTGCTTTGATTGGAGATTTATTTCCCTTTCGCGAACGAGGACAGATGCTGGGTATGGTATTTGCTTATATGGAGGGTGGCATGGCTTTCGGCTCTGCGGGTGGAGCGATTCTTGAACCCTTTATAGGCTGGCAGGTACTATTTATTGGTACATCTGTTGCAGCAGCTATCGTTCTGTGGCGCTTGCATCGTTATGCAGCACTGTTCGATACTCCACAGGCTGCTGAGCCACTACGCTCGATTCGTCAGGTTTTTGCAGGCTACCGCAGTGTTCTGTCAACTTGGCGCGGAAAGCGGACTTACATCTATGTCTTTTTAAACGCAATCTTTCACTCAGGGGTTTATACCTGGCTAGGACTTTACTTGTCGCAGCGCTACAACTTGGGAGAGGCTAGAATCGGGCTAGCAATTTTTGGATACGGCATTCCAGGTTTAATTTTTAGTCCGATGATTGGCAGAGCGGTGGATCGTTGGGGACGCAAATGGCTTATCCCACCAGGACTTGGCATAGCTGCTATAGCAGGGTTTATGATGATCTTCCAGATTCCCTTGACCTTGACTACTACTGCTATTCTGATTTTGTCTCTTGGCTATGACCTCACTCAACCTTTGTTTGCAGGAATTGTGACAGATCTAGGTTCCGTAAGAAGTCTAGGGCAAACGATGGGGTTCAAAGTGTTTACGCTATTCACTGGATTTGGAATTGGTAGCCTCATATTTGGTGAGGCGCTTCGTTGGGGCTTTGGTCCGACGCTGGCTATATTTAGTACAATGCAATTGCTGGCAGCGGTTGCCGCAATTCCTTTATTCCGCTCCGAGACTCCTAAGAAAGAGGCAGAAATTAAAGCAGTAGAAGCTTGGGATGAACAAGAGGAATAGAGATACAGAGTTAAGGTTGAATGATACGATGCATATCCAGCGATGGTGGGGCAATTTTTGTTTGGCTGATCATGTCGTGAATTTGTCCTCGGTGGTGCGTTTGATGGTTAAAAAAGTGGGCTACGAGTAGATTGGTAGGATCGTTGCAGACGCGCCCAGAATTGTTTTTGTATTG
This genomic interval carries:
- a CDS encoding aldo/keto reductase; amino-acid sequence: MKTRNLGTQGLTVSEQGLGCMGMSEFYGTGDEAEAISTIHRALDLGVTFLDTADMYGSGTNEQLVGKAIRDRRDGVVLATKFGIVRGEDSSFRGVNGSPEYVHQACDASLQRLGLDYIDLYYQHRVDPNVPIEETVGAMAELVQQGKVRYLGLSEAAPATIRRAYATHPISALQSEYSLWQREPEDEILPTIRELGIGFVAYSPLGRGFLSGQITSPDDFAPDDFRRNLPRFQGENFNKNLQLVEQVKEIAAEKGVTPGQLALAWLLAQGNDIVPIPGTKRQKYLEENVAAVEITLTSAELQRIAEVAPKGVAAGDRYADMSTVNR
- a CDS encoding MerR family transcriptional regulator — translated: MDTDIRQVAARTGLSVHTLRYYERNGLLEPVNRGSNGHRRYSAADIARIEFLTRLRATGMPIRQMQQFATLLREKPEAIGDRRAILEAHELEVQKRIAELQQNLKVIQWKIQHYQELEAQQSDRAAIVQNEQTRRNL
- a CDS encoding MFS transporter, which encodes MADPRVHVEEANRKQRLKQHHRLFLWLSLAAGLIFLQGYMIAPLIPRLAQIFQVPEQEIGFIVPAYMLAYALAALFYGILSDRFGRWPVMRASVCIFIICTALTATAQSASQMVLWRLLTGLGASGVIPLTFALIGDLFPFRERGQMLGMVFAYMEGGMAFGSAGGAILEPFIGWQVLFIGTSVAAAIVLWRLHRYAALFDTPQAAEPLRSIRQVFAGYRSVLSTWRGKRTYIYVFLNAIFHSGVYTWLGLYLSQRYNLGEARIGLAIFGYGIPGLIFSPMIGRAVDRWGRKWLIPPGLGIAAIAGFMMIFQIPLTLTTTAILILSLGYDLTQPLFAGIVTDLGSVRSLGQTMGFKVFTLFTGFGIGSLIFGEALRWGFGPTLAIFSTMQLLAAVAAIPLFRSETPKKEAEIKAVEAWDEQEE